The genomic segment GTCGGGCCGAGCGtctcggagacggcggcggctgctgcgtcgctcgcggcggcgctcacctcgctgaccaagtcgtcgtcgaaaaAGCCGGGAgtggacgcgctggacgggctgctcggcgcgtgcgcggggttgctgacgcgagcggcgcgagaggcgaaggcgccgtTTTCGCTCGAGGGTCTGctgagggacgcgacgggtgACATCGAGAAGTTGGCGGCCGAttgcgtggcgcgcgcgtgaatATACGCGAGTCGGTTGGAGCGTGATGAAGTAATCCACACGTTGTAAAGAGCAAAGCACCATCCGCTCACGatgacgcgtcgacggctttcgctttcgcgccgccgttcacgTCAGagtcgtccttcgccgccgccttcctaCTTACGCTCACAGCTCGTCCTTACCCTCGAAATCGACCATCGTTCCCTTGTGCCGCACGAGCGTCCCGTTCTGGTAATCCATGAACGCCTGCATGATCTCCTCGCGCGTGTTCATGACAAAGGGTCCGTGCCGGCTGATCGGCTCCCGAAGCGGCTTCCCTGCCAAGAACAGCGCGGACATTCCTTCAGCGCCTGATTCGAGAAttacgccgtcgccgccgccctcgttcCTCCCGAGGACGATGGTGTCGCCGCTGGATGCCTCCGTcccgcccacggcgccggaACCCGAGTACACGTACACGATGACCGTctccagctccgccgcgagtgACTCGCCCCCGTGTTCAAACGTCGACCTGGGCTCGAGGACAAAGTCGATGTACTGGATGGGCACGAGGGTCTGcaccacggcgtcgacgcccgcgcacgTGCCAGCGATGACCTTGGCACTGACCCCGGGCGAGGGCTCGAACGTGGGTATGACGTTCGATGGGACGTCCTGGTACTTCGGCGGATCCATCTTGTGCTTGGCTGGGAGGTTGACCCAGCACTGAAACCCGTGGAGCGTGCCACCGGGGTGATCCCTGCCCTCGTCGTGGACGatgccgctcgcggcggtcatccACTGGCAATCGCCCGCTCTCAGGACACCGCTGTTGCCCATGGAGTCTCGgtgcgcgccctcgccctccttcaGGTACATCACCGTGTCGAACCCGCGGTGGGGATGCCACGGGGCGCCCGGGAACTCCCCCTTGGCGTACTCGACAGgtccgagctcgtcgagcaaGAGAAACGGGTCCGCCACGCTGTCGAGGAGGTGGGGCCCCCCGATGGGGCGCCTgacgacgaagccggcgccctccttctGGGAGTGCGCCTTGAACTTCTTGATCAACCTCATCGCGGGTAAGGGGCTGAGCGCCCGGCCATTGTTAGCAAAACACGTGGGCGCCCGCTCTTTTTGCAGTTTTGGCGCCAACCGAAAAAGGACCCAGCTGAGGCAGCTCTGCAGAGGCGCGCAAGCAGCGGTGGAGGGCATGCTCGCCGCATCGAGTGGATCCAAGGCGCTCTACGCGCCACCAAGGCGCAATGTGCGCCCTCAACGTGGCTCACGGCGCCTCCAACCCGCCCGcgcttcctcctcgtcctccacctcctcaAACATCTACAAGCCGCGCGTCCCGTTTGTGGACCTTTACGAGGTCCTGGCGCTCGAGCCCAGCGcgaccgacggcgaggtgaaAACCGCGTATCGCATCTTGCAGAAGGCTGTCCATcccgacctcgcgggcgaaTACGCatctgccgccgccgcgctcgtcaatGAGGCAGCCTCAGTGCTCACGTCCCCCGCGGACCGAGCTCGTTTCGACCGCGACCGGAGCGAGTGGCTTGCCAGCGGGCGGGGTTCGAGCGACCAGTCGCTGATGGACCCTTCACCGCTGTCCGCGTGGTCGGGACCGAGCGAGggcgagcccgaggacgatcgcggcaggcacgacgccgcgttcgtggaCGAGAGCGCGTGCATCGGATGCCTCAAGTGCGCGCTCATCGCACCGACGACATTCTGGATCGAAACCCGGTTTGGATGCGCCAGGGTCGTGGATCAGTGGGCGGATGGGAGGGAAGCAGTAGAAGACGCGGTGGCAGCCTGCCCGGTGCAGTGCATCCATTTTGTGAACAGACGTGCCGAGCTTCCactgctcgagcgcgtcgccgcgaggcagTGGAGGGATggggggagcggcggcggcgccaatcGCGGCAAGGCTATGGCGAGCTCAATGGCGTCGCCattcgtcatcgccgcgtcgctcgggaagagagccgcgaggggcgatcTCATCGCCTGGCCCTCCCGCCGGGCTCccatggcgtcgagcgcgggcgttaacacggcggacgcggccgtggcggcggcggcggcggcggcggcggcggcatccgaGGCATCCGCGTGGGCGGAGGCAACCGGCGGTGAAGCGAGCGACGAAGATGGCGATTCCGCTTccagcggcgccgtcgtcgcggtggccCGATTCATCGACCGAGAGGTGACGACCGGTGCGATGTTCGGAGGTAATGCCGCTTCCGTTGCGTATTCTAGCGGCAGGCGCGGCCCTTCGTCCAGGATCGGCGGTTCATCCGAGGAGGTTGCGCGAGTGAACTCCCTGTTGGAGAGAGGGTCTGGAGGCGAGGATGAATTCGATCCGCAAGGTGTTGCGAACTCGACGGCAGAGTTTTGGGAGCCCTTGCCCGATTGGGAGCGACCGGCGTCCGCATCGTtcgaagacgacgatgacggcggGTACGCGCCCACGGAGTGGCTTCAGAGCATGCGACGGAATCGTGGGGGACTGTCCGGCGTGGACTCTGCGGAGAGGGCGTTTGAGAATCGGGGAAAAaccgggcgcgcccgccggcgacaGAGCAGGTTCTCGGGCGTGAGCCCGCTCGCGACCGTCTCGCTCGCGCTGACCATAGCGTTCGGGACGAGGCTACTATTCGGCGCGCCCCAAGACGCCGTAGCGGGCGTGGATCCGACGATAGTGGTCAACGGAGTGGTCGCGACGGACTTTCTGACCAGCGAGTGGGCCGCGTTGGGCTGCAGCACGctggcgtggacggcggtgctcaacgcggcgatgctGGTGGCTGACTCAGTGGCATTCGTGGCTGCGGGAGACGATGATGCGTAGTCTACGATTAGACGAGCCGTTTTGAACTAGTGCTACGATGGGTTCAAGGTCCCAGCACGCGGGGCAGGACCCAGTTATCACCCTCGACGTTGACGACCATGTTCAACGCGTGCCTCGTGGGTCCGTAGAAGTCGAAGGAGACCCCGTCCACGCCCCGCCCCGTGTCCACGACGAAACCCTGCTGCTCGTACATCTtaaccgccgcctcgttggTGCTCTCCACGCGCAGGCGCACCTCCGAGGCCCCGTtagccttcgccgcgttgacCGCGGTCCACAGCATGAACCTGCCGAACCCGCCCcgtctcgccctcggcgaaaCCGCCACCTTCGTCACCTCCGCAGCCATCGACCCGGGAGTGTACGTCAGGAAACCCACGCAGGTACCCTCCTGATCCCACGCGGCGACTAATCCGGTGGCACGTCGCGCAGCCTCGGACTgcgacagcgccgcgacgttgcGATGCTTCGGTTCGTAgcactcgtcgtcgacggcgattAAACCGCGGAGGATCTCCGCGAAACGCGtatccgtcgtcgccaccgcctcgaCCCTGCCCTTGGGCCTGGGCCACTCCTTGGCccgcttcttcttcggcaTGCCACGTACGCACGGGGTCAGTTAGTCACCAATCAGGccagccccgcggcgcgtttCTTCTTGAGGAGCTTCTTGAGCTTCTTCTGGCTGCCACCCGTCACGCCCGCCACGCCGATGGCTCGCTTCTTGGCGATTTCGGCCGCCAGCCCCGCGCGGTACTTGCGCGGCTCCGGGTTGTGCGCGGGTtcggccgggggcggcgggggcgtcgcggttggcgccggcgcgatgtctgcctcgcgcgggtcgggtcgCGAGCGAACCAGTGCCGCGAAGGGGTTGGCAGAAGCCGGGGCGGGGAGCTGATGTGGCTTCTTGCGCTTCTTGGGAAGTGCGTCGCTCTCCTCCGATTGTTCGCCCTCTCGCTGCACACGCTGAAGcctcgcctgcgccgccgccttcgccgccttcaccGCACGTACCGCCGCGAgttcctccgcgtcgagtcCCTCCTCGTCTCGTAAGTCGGTgcccgcgtcggccgccgcgaagatggcccgcgcgcccgggtcTAAAtcggcctcggccgccgccgctgtttCTTCGCGTTGCTTCTGCGCGCGGACCTCCTCCCACTTCTtgtcctcgagctgctcccACTggccctcctcgagctgctgcTTCTTCAGGCGCTGCTTCACGCGTTTCTGCCAGCGATGGCCCTGCGTGATGGGATTCGTCCCTTTCATCGCATGACGGAGTGACGCGCGCCGTGTACAAATTCGCAACGTCTCGGCAAAATAACGAGCACAAGTTTtggcggggcgagggcgagggcgatggagCCGAGAGGAGGGTCTACGCagcccacgcggcggcgtaagCGCGGGGATCCCCTCACACCCGCGCAGGCTGTGGAGGCtatccgcgcgcgcgtcgcggcgaacggctCGGAGCGACTCAGCCTCAAGGGGAGGACCCTGGAcgggcccgcggcggtgcgagcggcgtgcgacgcgatcctcgcgctccaccCTCCCACCGTGACGCTGAACCtgaccggcgcggaggtgtgctccggcggcgctgacgcgcTGGCGGACTTCCTCATGAATGAACGGTGCGCGGTCGAGGAGCTCTGCCTGGTGGATAACCCGCGGCTGGGCGTGCACATGGCCGacaccggcgtcgccgcgagggacatcCCCGAccggggcgaggacgagccagtcaccgacggcgggggaacggccgcgctcgcgcgtgcgcTCGCCAAAAACACGACGCGGCTCAGGAGGCTCAACCTCGGAGGTtgcggcctcgacgacggagccgcggaggcgctcgcggcggccctcgccgcgagggacgcgtcgccgtctctCGAATCCATCAACCTTCGTTCC from the Micromonas commoda chromosome 8, complete sequence genome contains:
- a CDS encoding pirin protein (expressed), encoding MRLIKKFKAHSQKEGAGFVVRRPIGGPHLLDSVADPFLLLDELGPVEYAKGEFPGAPWHPHRGFDTVMYLKEGEGAHRDSMGNSGVLRAGDCQWMTAASGIVHDEGRDHPGGTLHGFQCWVNLPAKHKMDPPKYQDVPSNVIPTFEPSPGVSAKVIAGTCAGVDAVVQTLVPIQYIDFVLEPRSTFEHGGESLAAELETVIVYVYSGSGAVGGTEASSGDTIVLGRNEGGGDGVILESGAEGMSALFLAGKPLREPISRHGPFVMNTREEIMQAFMDYQNGTLVRHKGTMVDFEGKDEL
- a CDS encoding predicted protein, giving the protein LYEVLALEPSATDGEVKTAYRILQKAVHPDLAGEYASAAAALVNEAASVLTSPADRARFDRDRSEWLASGRGSSDQSLMDPSPLSAWSG
- a CDS encoding predicted protein: RHDAAFVDESACIGCLKCALIAPTTFWIETRFGCARVVDQWADGREAVEDAVAACPVQCIHFV
- a CDS encoding predicted protein translates to MAAEVTKVAVSPRARRGGFGRFMLWTAVNAAKANGASEVRLRVESTNEAAVKMYEQQGFVVDTGRGVDGVSFDFYGPTRHALNMVVNVEGDNWVLPRVLGP
- a CDS encoding predicted protein, giving the protein MKGTNPITQGHRWQKRVKQRLKKQQLEEGQWEQLEDKKWEEVRAQKQREETAAAAEADLDPGARAIFAAADAGTDLRDEEGLDAEELAAVRAVKAAKAAAQARLQRVQREGEQSEESDALPKKRKKPHQLPAPASANPFAALVRSRPDPREADIAPAPTATPPPPPAEPAHNPEPRKYRAGLAAEIAKKRAIGVAGVTGGSQKKLKKLLKKKRAAGLA